The genomic interval GCAGGCAATTCATGAATGTGACAGGTTCGCCAATCTGGAGCTGAGCCACTGGGCGTGACGCACTcaggcgtgtgcggcgcagTAGAGCTCAAGGATCAGAAGCCGTCGGTCGCTACCAGCCAACAAGGATGACACCTGGTCGAGATCATCCCAAAGCAGCACGATTGCAGGCTGTATTGTCACAAGTGTTTTTTGAAGGGGAGTCGAATCATCGAAGAACCAGCCAGAATTGCTGTGACTCTGAAGGCTGCCAACTATCACCCTCCGTAAACCGCATTCAGCGTCGTCGCTTTTTGTACCGCAACTACGTGGTCGCAAGTAGAGCTGTGGCTCTGCACTGTACTTCCGTTCCCTGGCCAAACGGTCGTGGCACACGATGAGGGTTGCGCTCAGTTCTCTCGCACACAGGGGGGCAGGTACGGCCTGTAGGGAACCGTACGTGCTACCTCTCAGGCAAAACTTCTGGATATCGTCTCTCGTGGTCCCGCTCTTCCGAGAACGCCGCTCCTGTCATTGTAGGGGAATAAGGAACTTCTCTTGACAATATTTACGTAGTTTTTTCCATGTCACGTGCAGCATTATCCTCTTCCTCGTTTTGCGTGCTGCACAGTCGCCTGTCAAACTTATGTTTGAGAATATCCTCCCACTGCTTGGTGGGCAGCCTATGAACAGATTCAGGTCCTTTGTTTTTGACGGTCCTAGTCCTCCTGGATGTTTGCCAattcttcgctctctccgccagTTTCTTCGCGAAGACCTTCTCCCCCAACTTCTGCAGCATCTCCTGTttcactgctttcctcgatGTCACGGGGCCTAGACGCCAGCATTTGCGTATTAAGTTCTCAAGCGCACGGTCAACCTGAGGGACCAGCTTTCGTAAAACAATTTTGTCCTTTGCAGAGAATCCTTGCCACACAAAATCCAGTGCCACTGCCGCTAGATCTGTTTCTAAAGCGGTCTGCCTCTGAGCATTTTGGTTCTCTGCGGGAACCAGCGGTCCACCCTGCTGCATCTGACTCTCTGGTGagctgtcttcttcgttAATTGTATCGAGCACTCGCGCTCCCAATGCTGGAGATGAAAATAATCTAGCACGTGTAACACGCcgtctcttcggcctcgctaGAGGTTCCTGGCTCTCCAGCAGGTGCTTGCTCCCAAGCCAACGGAGAAGTCGCGGTGAGGGTCCATCGTTCCATGTTGCCGGTTGACCAGCCAGCTCATCGAGCCGATATCGAGGACGTTCTTGTGCGTCACCGTGGTCGAACCCTTTCTGCTCCATTTCCATCTCCGCCGTCAGAATCTCCGCCAGTTCCCTGGTTGCCTCTACTTCCGTGACGACGAGCCATTCGTTGTAATGGCGCAGCAGTGGACTGACTAGCAGGTTGCCAGCTACTATAGCACTGAAGTCCCTCTTACCCAACTTGTCCTCTGCCT from Besnoitia besnoiti strain Bb-Ger1 chromosome XI, whole genome shotgun sequence carries:
- a CDS encoding hypothetical protein (encoded by transcript BESB_021130) encodes the protein MHGPPPTPTDGDPKRIPVTDPGKPTQPRWTSFGLNASLAKVRQMQFRLNEPSLWQKEASERIEKAMEKEARRLSVMSVMYSRLAAGRGEQKITKNKLDRAASAWWPSNQTQMKYERQAEDKLGKRDFSAIVAGNLLVSPLLRHYNEWLVVTEVEATRELAEILTAEMEMEQKGFDHGDAQERPRYRLDELAGQPATWNDGPSPRLLRWLGSKHLLESQEPLARPKRRRVTRARLFSSPALGARVLDTINEEDSSPESQMQQGGPLVPAENQNAQRQTALETDLAAVALDFVWQGFSAKDKIVLRKLVPQVDRALENLIRKCWRLGPVTSRKAVKQEMLQKLGEKVFAKKLAERAKNWQTSRRTRTVKNKGPESVHRLPTKQWEDILKHKFDRRLCSTQNEEEDNAARDMEKTT